Proteins encoded by one window of Kribbella italica:
- a CDS encoding FAD-binding oxidoreductase, whose product METWTPETDGYDDQRTGFQRRDPHRPARIFAATSATDIQEAVRYARDHELRLAVQASGHGHTTPTDGVLVTTSGFAGVTVDPEQKTATIQAGATWQQVTAATSPYGLAPLSGSFPGVGAISYTLGGGLGLMARKYGFAADHVRRIDLVTPGGELRSVTPDYVELFWALRGGGGNFGVVTELEIDLFEVATVAGGSLYYDLATTPDVLQTWREWTATVPEEVTSAVGVLVLPDLPMVPAPLRGKHIAQLQLCLLTDLAQAEQLIAPLRALGEPVMDTFGEIPYAESGRIFAEPEQPHGYRAQNLLLADLDPVALSTIPKLAGPEAGAMCVIGIRHLGGALSRPPAIPNAVGRREAQYALTVLSPGEQDLTQLHRSILEPWTSIGRQLNFSFGPLTPDQIAEAYEPADLERLRRIKNDLDPTGLLQPNHVI is encoded by the coding sequence ATGGAGACTTGGACCCCTGAAACCGACGGCTACGACGACCAGCGCACCGGCTTCCAGCGCCGCGATCCGCACCGGCCGGCGCGGATCTTCGCCGCGACCAGCGCGACCGACATCCAGGAGGCGGTGCGCTATGCCCGCGACCACGAGCTGCGGCTCGCGGTCCAGGCGAGCGGGCACGGCCACACGACGCCGACCGACGGCGTGCTCGTCACGACCAGCGGCTTCGCCGGTGTGACGGTCGATCCGGAGCAGAAGACCGCGACGATCCAGGCGGGCGCGACCTGGCAGCAGGTGACCGCCGCGACCTCGCCGTACGGGCTGGCTCCGCTGTCCGGCAGCTTCCCCGGCGTCGGCGCGATCTCGTACACACTCGGCGGCGGACTCGGGCTGATGGCGCGCAAGTACGGCTTCGCCGCCGACCACGTCCGCCGGATCGACCTCGTCACGCCGGGCGGCGAGCTGCGCTCGGTGACGCCCGACTACGTGGAGCTGTTCTGGGCGCTGCGCGGTGGCGGCGGCAACTTCGGCGTCGTCACCGAGCTGGAGATCGACCTGTTCGAGGTCGCGACGGTCGCCGGCGGCAGCCTGTACTACGACCTCGCGACCACACCCGACGTACTCCAGACCTGGCGCGAGTGGACGGCGACCGTGCCCGAGGAGGTCACCTCGGCCGTCGGCGTCCTGGTGCTGCCAGACCTCCCGATGGTCCCCGCGCCGCTGCGCGGCAAGCACATCGCGCAGCTCCAGCTCTGCCTCCTCACCGACCTCGCACAAGCCGAGCAGCTGATCGCACCGCTGCGCGCGCTCGGCGAGCCGGTCATGGACACCTTCGGCGAGATCCCGTACGCCGAGTCCGGCCGCATCTTCGCCGAGCCCGAGCAGCCCCACGGCTACCGCGCCCAGAACCTCCTGCTCGCCGACCTCGACCCGGTCGCGCTCTCCACCATCCCCAAGCTCGCCGGCCCGGAGGCGGGCGCGATGTGCGTCATCGGCATCCGTCACCTCGGCGGCGCGCTGTCGCGCCCGCCCGCGATCCCGAACGCGGTCGGCCGCCGCGAGGCGCAGTACGCGCTGACCGTCCTCTCACCCGGCGAGCAGGACCTCACCCAGCTGCACCGCAGCATCCTGGAGCCGTGGACGTCGATCGGCCGCCAGCTCAACTTCAGCTTCGGCCCGCTCACTCCCGACCAGATCGCCGAGGCCTACGAACCCGCCGACCTCGAACGCCTCCGGCGGATCAAGAACGACCTCGACCCGACCGGCCTGCTCCAGCCGAACCATGTGATCTGA
- a CDS encoding helix-turn-helix transcriptional regulator translates to MNDLPGRLLRLLSLLQSRREWSGAELAERLGVTDRTIRRDVDRLRSLDYPVVGTTGTAGGYRLVSGRAMPPLVLSDDEAVAVAVGLAGAGSGGVTGMYDSSMSALAKLSQVLPPRLRPQVAAVGASSVVARADLPQVDPGRLAILAACCRDLEIVAFSYESRHGAVTSRRVEPHHLVALVGTWYLLAFDPDRDDWRSFRVDRISDVRPSRHRFVRREIPAADAAAYLAESFAAATYRHSAVLRVELSEEKVREGFYGWWLPGTVVPTGPESCVLTLSADSAQLLIQYVAGVVALGADFTLEAPPETAAIIQSVGARLAST, encoded by the coding sequence ATGAACGACCTGCCCGGACGACTGCTGCGGCTGCTGTCGCTGCTGCAGTCGCGCCGGGAGTGGTCGGGCGCCGAGCTCGCCGAGCGGCTGGGCGTCACCGACCGGACGATCCGGCGGGACGTCGACCGGCTGCGCTCGCTCGACTACCCGGTCGTCGGGACGACGGGGACGGCCGGTGGGTACCGCCTGGTCTCCGGGCGCGCGATGCCGCCGCTAGTGCTCTCGGACGACGAGGCGGTGGCGGTCGCGGTCGGTCTGGCCGGCGCGGGCAGCGGTGGGGTGACGGGGATGTACGACAGCTCGATGAGCGCCCTGGCGAAGCTGTCCCAGGTGCTGCCGCCGCGACTTCGTCCACAGGTCGCGGCGGTCGGGGCGTCGTCGGTGGTCGCTCGGGCGGATCTGCCCCAGGTCGATCCGGGGCGGCTGGCGATTCTCGCCGCCTGCTGCCGCGATCTGGAGATCGTTGCCTTCAGCTACGAATCGCGGCACGGCGCGGTGACCAGCCGGCGGGTCGAGCCGCATCACCTGGTCGCGCTGGTCGGGACCTGGTACCTGCTCGCGTTCGACCCGGACCGCGACGACTGGCGCAGCTTCCGGGTCGACCGGATCAGCGACGTCCGGCCGAGCCGGCACCGGTTCGTCCGGCGCGAGATCCCGGCGGCCGACGCCGCGGCGTACCTGGCCGAATCGTTCGCGGCGGCGACGTACCGGCACTCGGCGGTGCTGCGCGTCGAGCTGTCGGAGGAGAAGGTGCGGGAAGGCTTCTACGGGTGGTGGCTGCCGGGCACCGTCGTACCGACCGGGCCGGAGTCGTGCGTGCTCACGCTGAGCGCCGACTCGGCCCAGCTGCTGATCCAGTACGTCGCCGGAGTGGTTGCCCTGGGCGCCGACTTCACGCTCGAGGCGCCGCCGGAGACGGCCGCGATCATCCAGTCGGTCGGCGCCCGGCTGGCGTCGACCTAG
- a CDS encoding MerR family transcriptional regulator: MRIAELSRQSGVPVPTIKYYLREGLLPPGELTSPNQASYGETHLRRLRLIRALIDLGQVPVARVKEILEGLDSDSMPLHDQIGRAHRAITPTRTPTAGSEARTAAAVQVGELIARRGWKVEPDAPALTTLIETVAALRTLDQDHLVDFLDSYADAVEKFTALEVASVTARTDPHQIAESVVIGTILGETLIASLRLLAQESISKDRWTD, from the coding sequence ATGCGCATCGCGGAGTTGAGCCGGCAGTCAGGGGTTCCGGTGCCGACGATCAAGTACTACCTGCGCGAGGGCCTGCTGCCACCGGGCGAGCTGACCAGCCCGAACCAGGCGTCCTACGGCGAGACCCACCTGCGCCGGCTGCGGCTGATCCGGGCGCTGATCGACCTCGGCCAGGTGCCGGTCGCCCGGGTGAAGGAGATCCTCGAAGGCCTGGACTCCGACTCGATGCCCCTGCACGACCAGATCGGCCGCGCGCACCGCGCGATCACCCCGACCCGCACACCGACCGCCGGCAGCGAGGCGCGTACGGCGGCCGCCGTACAGGTCGGCGAACTGATCGCCCGCCGCGGCTGGAAGGTCGAGCCCGACGCCCCCGCACTCACCACGCTGATCGAGACAGTCGCCGCCCTCCGCACGCTCGACCAGGACCACCTGGTCGACTTCCTCGACTCCTACGCCGACGCGGTCGAGAAGTTCACCGCCCTAGAGGTCGCCTCGGTCACCGCCCGCACCGACCCCCACCAAATCGCCGAAAGCGTCGTCATCGGCACCATCCTCGGCGAGACGCTGATCGCGTCCCTACGCCTCCTCGCCCAGGAGTCCATCTCCAAGGACCGCTGGACCGACTAG